The Methylomarinum sp. Ch1-1 genome contains the following window.
ATGACAAACCCTTTCTTCGGCAAACAACCGAAGGGATTTTTTATCGTTTGCGCGTAGGTTGTCCCTGGCGAGATCTACCCAGTGCCTTTGGTAACTGGAATGCTGTTTATAAACGCTTCAATGAATGGTCTCGTAAAGAAAAACTGATGGGTATTTTTAACGAACTGATAGTTGAGCCTGACTTGGAATGGGAATTTATTGATGGAAGTATTGTGAAAGCTCATCAGCATAGTAGCGGTGCGGCCTATGGGCAAGAATCGGCGATTGGTAAATCTGTTGCGGGTAATACAACCAAAATTCATATGGCTGTTGATGCCTGTGGTCTTCCCATCCACTTTACAGTGACGGGTGGCGAAGTTCATGATTGTAAAGAAGCGCCAACCTTGGTCGCTGAACTGCCTAAAGCTGACTATATCGTTGCTGACAAAGGCTATGACAGTGAACCACTACGTGTTCAGATTCAAGACAAAGGAACTGTTCCTGTCATTCCAAGAAAAAAGAATTCAAACGTAGGGAATGATGATATGGATTGGTGTCTCTACAAATATCGTCACCTCGTTGAAAATGTGTTTGCAAGACTGAAACATTTCAGAGCTATTGCTACACGATATGACAAGCTCAAACGAAATTTTGAAGCTTCTGTGGCCTTGGCTTGCGCTTTTTTATGGTTACCTATGTGAAACGGCAACAGCCCCTAGTGTCTGACAGAAAAAGCTTTTTTTTCAACCGATACCCAACTTTTGCCACACTCATTTTGATCAGCCCAGGCCATTTTCCGGAAAAAATCCATCGCTGTCTCGTCTGATTTCTTCATTAGCGGGCCATTCACCGGTCTGCGGGCGCAACTATCCTGTAGTGAGCCTTTTCTCACTCCGATGGTATTGTTCAGGCCGCTTGTTGGTAGGGGCCGCGCTTGCGTTTTTCTTTCGCCTGCGCCTGCTGACGCAGGATGGCGCCCAACCGTTTGATATTGCGCGAGACGACCGCCAGTGCGACATAGCGTTTGAAGCCATCGAGGCCGTGGTCGGGGCAGATATCCAAGCCGTTATGCTCCAGGGCATTGATGGC
Protein-coding sequences here:
- a CDS encoding IS5 family transposase; protein product: MPRQMFTDEHWGKLKMIMLKMGIYDKPFLRQTTEGIFYRLRVGCPWRDLPSAFGNWNAVYKRFNEWSRKEKLMGIFNELIVEPDLEWEFIDGSIVKAHQHSSGAAYGQESAIGKSVAGNTTKIHMAVDACGLPIHFTVTGGEVHDCKEAPTLVAELPKADYIVADKGYDSEPLRVQIQDKGTVPVIPRKKNSNVGNDDMDWCLYKYRHLVENVFARLKHFRAIATRYDKLKRNFEASVALACAFLWLPM